Below is a window of Microaerobacter geothermalis DNA.
AATACAATATCCCCCAATTCTGACTGGGCAAAATCGGTAATCCCTATGTAGGCTTTATTTCCTTCCACCCTGACCCATTCATGTTCTTCACTATACTTTAATTCCTTAGGTAAATTCATACATACCCCTCCAATTTATCATTTCATCTACCCTATCATTCCCCAACCGTTGGAAAAACAAACCACCTTTATTTTCTACTGAATATCCCGCATTTGTCAATGCGTCTGACCACTTCTTTTAAAATGTTTTCATCCCTAACAAGAGCAATTCTTACATACCCTTCTCCCATTTGGCCAAAAGCATTCCCAGGAATAACAACAACTCCCGCCTCCTTTAGTAGGGTTGACGCAAAGCTGAAACTATCCCAACCGGAAGGAATAGGTGCCCATACAAACATCGTTGCTTTTGGTTTCGGAATGAACCAGCCGACCCGGTTCAACCCCTCTATGAATACATTTCTTCTATGCTCATACACCTTACTCAAATGATTGGGGTTTACCCCTTCCCTATCTCCATCCAAAGCAGCGATGGCAGCCTGCTGTACTGCTGTAAATACCCCGTAGTCAATATTGGATTTTACAATAGCAAGAGGCTTAATAATTTCCTGATTTCCGATGACATAACCAATTCGGCAACCTGCCATATTAAAGCTTTTGGACAAAGAGTTAAATTCTACCCCAACATCTTTTGCTCCTACCGCCTGCAAAAAGCTAGGGGGGTTATATCCATCAAAGGCCATTTCAGAGTAAGCCAGATCATGGGCCACTATGATTTGATGTTCCTTTGCGAAGGAAACCACTTTAGAGAAAAAATCCAAATCGGCTGTTGCAGCAACTGGATTGTTAGGATAATTCAAAATCATCAATTTTGCCCTTCTTTTAATTTCATCCGGGATATTTTCTAATTCAGGAAGGAATTGATTTTCAGCCTTCAGCGGCATAGGAAATACTTCGCCGCCAGCCAAATGGACACTGGCTGCATAGATGGGATAACCTGGATCAGGAACTAATACGACATCACCCGGGTCAATCCACGCCATCGTTAAGTGGGCCAATCCATCCTGGGATCCCATCAGGGCAAGGACTTCATTTTCCGGGTTAACCCTGACACCGAATCGATAATTGATCCAGTTCGCCACCGATTGTCGAAAAGCTATTAACCCTTCCGAAGTAGGATATCCATAATAATCTTCCCTTGCAACCGCTTCCTGTAAGGCTTGGCGTACATGTGGAGCAGGAGGTAAATCGGGACTACCGATTCCCAAATCTATCACTTCTATTCCTTTCTGTTCCACAATTTTCTTCATCTGATTCATCGTTGTAAAAATAGCAGAAGTTAAATGAGTTAAACGTTGAGATGGGTACATACCAATTCTCCCTGTCCATTATCCTGTTTGATCACTGTTACTTAATTTATTATACTCTAATGCTTCTAAAAAAGCTTGAACAATGTGAGGATCAAACTGAACTCCTTGATTATTTTTTATATACTCAACAGCATCTTCGAAACTTAATGCAACACGGTAAGGACGATGGGACGTAAGGGCATCAAAGACATCTGCCACACTAATAATTCTAGCCAATTGAGGTATTTCCTCCCCCTTTAATCCAAGGGGATATCCCTTTCCGTCCATCCTTTCATGATGGTGCAAAACCGCCGTACGGATCGAATCAAAGTCTCTGATATGCTTTAACACCTGTTCACTAATGGTTGG
It encodes the following:
- a CDS encoding LL-diaminopimelate aminotransferase, translated to MYPSQRLTHLTSAIFTTMNQMKKIVEQKGIEVIDLGIGSPDLPPAPHVRQALQEAVAREDYYGYPTSEGLIAFRQSVANWINYRFGVRVNPENEVLALMGSQDGLAHLTMAWIDPGDVVLVPDPGYPIYAASVHLAGGEVFPMPLKAENQFLPELENIPDEIKRRAKLMILNYPNNPVAATADLDFFSKVVSFAKEHQIIVAHDLAYSEMAFDGYNPPSFLQAVGAKDVGVEFNSLSKSFNMAGCRIGYVIGNQEIIKPLAIVKSNIDYGVFTAVQQAAIAALDGDREGVNPNHLSKVYEHRRNVFIEGLNRVGWFIPKPKATMFVWAPIPSGWDSFSFASTLLKEAGVVVIPGNAFGQMGEGYVRIALVRDENILKEVVRRIDKCGIFSRK